TCATCGAGGCGATTCAGAACCTCGCCGCAGAAATCGGACGACCACCGAAGGCCCAAGAGATGGAACAGCACGGAGCGTGGTCGGTGAAAGTGGCCCAGCGATGCTTCGGCCGCTGGAATCGCGCGTTGCGCCGTGCAGGGTTCGAACCCCACAAACAATGGAGTGTCAGTGAAGAACAGCTCCATCGGGAGATCGAGCGCTTAGTCGATGAGCTAGGCCACGTTCCATCAACTATCGAAATGCGTGACTCTGGTCGCTACTCGGTTGGATCCTATGCCCGCCGGTATGGGACTTGGCAGGACGCCATCGAAGCGGCCGGGTTCGAGTATCCTGGCCGGCCAAGCGGCCCAGAGCATCCGCTCTGGAAGGGCGGCTACGGAGACATTTCGTACGGACCGAACTGGTACAGACAGCGCAAGCGTGCGCTGGAACGGGACGGCTTCGAGTGCCAGATGCCGGGCTGTCCGATTGACCGCGGGACCCACCAGGAACGCTGGAATCGTGACCTGAACGTCCACCACATTACGCCGCTTGGCGCATTCATCGATGCCGATGGAGTACTGGACTACGAACGGTCAAATCGGCTTGAGAACCTGATCACGCTCTGTCAGCGCCACCACACGATGTGGGAGGAGTTCGCCCCGCTCCAGCCGGATATTCGCTAACCGCGTCCGGTGGTGCTTATCGCCCCCAGCGATGGGTAGCGGGGGCACCACCTTCCCGTCCTACTATGACCGATGACACGACACTCACGGCCCGTGAACGGCTTCGCATTCACCTCCGCGAGGCCCGCCGCACGACCGACTCACCAATCGTGGAAGCACAGCTACAGGCCGCACTGGACGCCTGGAACGACCTGCCGCCGACACCGCTGCGAGAGTGTCCCGTCTGTGGAAAAGTCGGACTGCCAGAGCGGCTTCAGCAACACACGTGTAAGTCAAAGCGATAGAAGACAGCTAATCGTTGGACACGTCTCCGTTCGGTAATCCAAAAGAATAGTCATATTACATTCCAATTCTGATCCACATGTGTGTGCCGTGGTACTCGTAAACTGAGGTGTGACCCGTGTTAGTTGCAGCTGGGATCACCGCCTTTGGGCTCCTGTTAGTCGGAATCATCTCTTAGCTTTTCGGGTACCGACTAGGCGGCACGATCGCCATTCCCGTGCTGGCAGTCTATACCCTCAAAAACATCTGGATGCTGCCGATCTTCGTGCTAAGTACTATCCTCGCGTACCTCGGTCTGTGGATCGTAAAACAACGGACGCTGCTCTATGGTCGGGATGAACTACTCGTCGCGATGGGGATCGGGAGCGGCGTTCCACTACTACTGCTCGTGGGGTTCGGATCGTTATTCCCGGAGTCACTCCGGTCGGTTGTGTTTATTGGGAGTATTTTGCCCGGCCTTGCAGCGTACAACTACCACCAACTCAAACCAGAATACCGAATCTACGACCTGCTCACGGCAGCTGGACTCTACGCTGGGCTGGTAGCCTGTGGGTGGCTGCTCATCACGCCCGAGCTGGCGACGACACTGGGGGAGGTGACACCGCCAGCGCTCTACACGACGACGACCGACGTGGCAGTGTACAAGAACGCAGCGCTCCAGACCGAACTGGAGCCGACAATCTTGGCTCGACCCGTCGCAGTGGGGCTCTTCGTGCTCGGACTCTTCGTCTCTGAACGCGTCCGTGGGCGCTACGGGCTCCGGATGGGCCTGATCGCTCTCCCGCTCCTGGCGATCTATGCACTCGCGAGCAAATGGCTTGTCCTACTGTACGTAGTGATGCTCGCCCTCTCGTTCGGCTTCCTCTCGCTTGTCCATTACGTCACGCTCCTATATGGACGCGTCTTGATTTCGACCACCACGGCGTTCGCGCTCATCGCAGCGGTCCCCATCACGCTGCTGCTCCCGATCACACGGGGACTATCGGCGTATTTCGTTGCGATTCTCGCGGGGATCGGCGCGTATAATTGGCACACTGCTCCGGGGCCGAAACGCAGGCTCTTCATCCCGTTACAGCTTGGCACCTTCGCGGTAATGTTGCCGCTCGCGCGAGCGACGGGTCGCATCCTTCCACGGGGATTCCCTCAGCAGTTTGCGGTTCCACAACTCGCTGCGAGTGTGCTCGTCGCGGTCGTCTGTCTGGCGATTGTCGAGTATTACACCGTCTACCAGCCGTCGCACGACGACGTGTTCGAGTCGTCGATCCTCTCGGGCGGTGATCAAGAATGAACGAACAGGGGATGTTCGAAGTGGTGCGGAGTGAGGAAGGATGGCATTGGCGGCTTAGTGACGCCGACGTGTGTCTAGCGATCGGGACAGACCGATATGACACGCCACAAGCGGCACGGCAACGAATCGATCGTGTTCGTGACGCCGCGGCAGAACTCGAATCGTTCGAGCCCGACGAGTTCGAATACGTCGATACACCGTCAGACGGCGAGACACCGAAGCTTCGGGTGCGAGGTGACGAGTCACTCGAAATCTTCGAATGGACGCTCGAAGCCGATGGTGAGACACTCGCCGTTCCGAACTTTACCTACACCGAGCGAGCTACCGCTCGCGAAGCAATGCGGCGGTTTCGCCATCTCGCAACGGGAGCAATTCCGGTGTATCTGGTCGGTATCGAGGACGAAGCTGTCGAATATGACCCGTTCGAGGTTGGGATGTCGACCGTGCGTGGAGCGTTATCACTGTTGGCTCGCGGGCGGGAACACCGACAATTTCTTCAGAATATCGACACACGAATTGTGGTTTCAGGCATTCGCGGGAAGTCCTCAACGGTCAAGCGTCTCGATGACGTATTCCGGCGGCGAGGGTACGATACACTCACGAAAATTACTGGTAACCATCCACTGCTGATTCGCAACGGGGACGTCATCCCTATCGAACGGACGGGGCCGTACACGACACTATACGAAAATATCAACGTCTTGCGCGTGTTCGGCCCACAGCTTGAGTCATACACACCAGAGGACGTTGGTATCTTCGAGAATCAGGGAATTACCGAGTATACGACTCGCCTGATCAACAAACGATTCATCAAGCCCCACGTCGTCGTCATCGCGAACGTCCGGCAGGACCATCAGGATACGCTAGGCAAGACCGTCCGTGACCTCGCTCGGGCGTTCGCCCGGACAATTCCCCCAGGCACGAAGGTTGTCAATGGCGAGCAGAACCCAGTCCTTGCCGAATATATGCGCGAAGAGATCGAACAGCAGGGCGGTGAGATGCGACAGGTCACAATCCCGGACGATCAGCAGGGCCGGATCGGAGCCGAAACCGTCTACGCCGTTAATGACGTACTGCGATGGCTGGACATGGAGCCGGTACCGGAAGAACAGCTGAACGCGTATCTGGACGCCATCCAGCCAAGCTGGATTCGGCTCCCAAATGGACGTATATTCAATGGCGCCGAAATCAACGATATTGAGAGTACGGAGGCAACTCGGCAGTCGTTGGCTGGTAATACTCACGTCTTGCCGTTCGTCTACCTCCGGGCCGACCGTCGGAGCCGAACCGCTTCGTTCGCCAAGTACCTAAATACACTAGCCGAACGCGACTTGATTGAGCGAGCGTGTGCTGGTGGCGCGTTCACGGGAGTGTTTGCTTCGAATGTCGATGTCCCGGTGACCGAACATGATCGAGACGAAGACGCCGGTGAGGTACTTGACGATATGCTCGAAGAAGGCTATCCCGTATTAACGATGGGGAACACAGTCGATGACTTCATGCGAGATTTAGAAGACGAAATCACAACGCGAGCGACGAAAGTCGCTATTGAGGAAGCCGACTGAGAGTTTCCGGGATTCTATTGTGCCTCTCGGAATAAAATAACAGACCGCTGTGCTCTGTTGAATCCGATGACGGCACGGGGAGTACGATCTCTGAAGGCACGGTTATCTCGCTCTCCGTCGTCAAGGAGTTGGATCGATTTATTCAGAGGTCTTGATCTTCTTCCTCTCTGCCAAGAGTCTATCTCTGAATTCTCTTGGCAGCGCTCCTAGACCGAGTACAGAGTGGCCCTATCCCGCCGCCTTCTGCGGATTCAACGGAGCAGAACACAGTAAGATTCGACCTTGGTTCCCTGTCGAGATCTGATAACGAAGAACGCCTCCGACACATCGTTGAAGTCAAATATGTAGAGAAGACAAACAAACTAAGATGAATAGAAGAGGGTACTTGGGACTTTCAGCCGCTGGAATGACCTCTCTTGCTGGATGTTCTCACCGACTTCGGAAAATAGTCTCAGATAGCGATAGCGTCAAGACGGCGGCTACCGGGACCGTCACCACAGGGAGCGATCCGCTAACAAACGCGTCGGTGACCGCTTATCGGAACGGCAGCGAAATCACACAAACTACCACCGATGTTGATGGGTCATACGATATTTCTCTCGGCGGCTTCCCAGCTTGGGTTCGCTTCGACCACCCAGAGTACAATTCAGTTACGAGAGCACTCTCACCAGGATCGACGAGGAACGTCACACTAAAATCGGGAGAGGGAGCAGTCAGCTTAGCGTTCGGTGGAGACGCGATGTTTGGACGGCGGTACTACGAACCAAGAGACGATCCGCTTCGATTTTACTATCGGTTACAACCGGGTGACCGCCGTGATTCTCATGACCGACTACTCAATTCGGTCTCGCCGCTCCTCGAAGACGCAGATATTACATCAATAAACCTTGAGACGCCGCTAACGACATCAGAATGGCGACACCCGTCGAAGGCGTTTGTTTTCACCAGCCATCCAGTCGCTGCAGCGGCGATGGCTGATGCCGGCATCGATTACGCGGCACTTGCGAACACACATGCCTTCGATGCTCTCACACCGGGGCTCGAAGAGACAATAACAGCTCTCGATGAGGCCGAGGTTGCTCACTCCGGTGCCGGTTTAGAGCCCTCCACCGCTATCTCCCCGGCCGTTCTCGAACGTGATGGGGTAACCGTTGGCTTCGTTTCAGTAACGACGACAGCGGGCAGACAGTATGACCGCAACTGGGCGGCTGATGAGACGACTGCGACGTACACAGTCAACCGTGACGGCGAAACGCTCAGGGTCCAGGATCGTGCGGGAGTCGCTGAAGCGACGCCCGAAACGATCCGTGCCGGCGTACAGGCTGCGACCGAACGTGCGGATGTAGTCGTGACACAGATTCACGGCGGCGAGGAATACCAACGGACGCCTACACAGGAACTTCAAGATCTGGCTGATACCGCGATCGCTGCTGGCTCAGACTTAGTAGTAAACCATCACCCACACGTGTCGGGAGGGCTTGAGACGCGTGACGGCGCGTTGATCGCGTGGTCGATGGGTAACCTCTTTTTTGACCAAAACTTGTGGACCACATATCGATCGTTCGTCCTACAGGTGACTGTAACTCAGAACGGAGTACAGTCGGCACGAGCGGAACCGATCCTCATTGAAGGATACGCTCCACGGGGCGTGACCGGACCACTCCGAAACAGGCTGACATGGGAACTCGCCGGACTCTCAGACAGTTCGTTCACGATCGCTGATGATACACTAACCTACCAGCCTAGTGTCGAACGCCCCCCACGAGAACAATTAACCCTCGATGGTGGAATCCAACGCAGAGTGCGTGGGTGGATCACTGACTCTGATGACTCAGTACAGGTCGGTCGTGAACGATTCATTACCGGGTCGTTCGATGATCACGACGTTGACAGCGACGCGTACGAGGGAACCTTGTGGCGCTACGGCCGTGAATCACGTAGCAGTGATCAACCGATTGGCCAGAATGATTCTGGCGGGATCGAACTTGTCCGTGTTCGAGCAAACGAGAATCGAGCATTACTGTCACCATGGAACCGTCTGCCGGTTTCCAATAAGGAGTTCACACTATCAGGAACATACCGAACGAACGCGGAGGGAGAGCTACGCCTACTAGTCTCGTGGTACGACGATACATCTGGGAGTTCGTTCCAATCACAGGAAATGCCGCTGGCGCCAACAGAGCGTGAATGGGCTAATTTCTCAGTTGAATTAGAGCGTCCTGTCGATGCCACACATATCGATGTTTTCCTGTTCTTGAGTCCGCCTGACGGTGTCAATGTCCTGCGGGCAGCGTTTGACTCGTTAAGTCTCGTTGAATGGGAACCGGCTGATGTCAAAGGCGGCAGGCAGTTCGATACTATCCGAGGTCCATCGGGGGCAACCATCCACACAATCCCGGTTGGCGGCGAGGTGCGCTGGCAGTGATCGTCGCCGTCATCGTCACCGCGTTCGGGCTCCTCGCAGTGGCAGGATTGACACAGGTATACGGGTACCGACTTGGCGGTACAATTGCGATACCAATTCTCGCAGTGTACACCCTCAAAAGCTTTGTAATGTTCCCAATTTACGTTCTTAGTAGTGCCGTCGCGTATCTTGGACTCGGGCTGTTGAAGAATAAGACATTGATTTACGGCCGGGATGAACTGATCTACGCAATCTTAATTGGGAGCCTGATACCGGTCACAATCTTCCAGACATTCGGCTTTCTCATCCAAGATCTCTTCCAGACAGTTGTGTTTATCGGGAGTATTCTGCCTGGCCTTGCCGCATACAACTATCACCAGCTTGATGACGAGACCCGTTATTGGGATCTACTGACTGCGGCGGTGGTGTTCGTATGTTTGTTCGGGCTTGGCTGGTTCCTTGTCTCGGCAGAGTTCGCACCCACCCTTGCGACTGCCGCCCCCATTACGCTCTACTCCCGTACAGCAGATGTGGCAACCTGGAAAGGTGTCGCCGTCAGTGAGCCCCTGTCGCCGGTCATCCTCCC
This genomic window from Haloplanus sp. GDY1 contains:
- a CDS encoding homing endonuclease associated repeat-containing protein, with amino-acid sequence MKVKGDYTCDICGESFETNVEIAGHMRSHQVSIPAETIIDELQRLAEEKGRVPKQSEIEEETEFTKGAVRSTFGSWDEGLEAAGLDPRTNGYSDAEIIEELQRVASQIGHSPSRNEWRELGRVSANAVQTHFGSWNEGLRAASLETTTQQTATKEDVIEAIQNLAAEIGRPPKAQEMEQHGAWSVKVAQRCFGRWNRALRRAGFEPHKQWSVSEEQLHREIERLVDELGHVPSTIEMRDSGRYSVGSYARRYGTWQDAIEAAGFEYPGRPSGPEHPLWKGGYGDISYGPNWYRQRKRALERDGFECQMPGCPIDRGTHQERWNRDLNVHHITPLGAFIDADGVLDYERSNRLENLITLCQRHHTMWEEFAPLQPDIR
- a CDS encoding Mur ligase, coding for MNEQGMFEVVRSEEGWHWRLSDADVCLAIGTDRYDTPQAARQRIDRVRDAAAELESFEPDEFEYVDTPSDGETPKLRVRGDESLEIFEWTLEADGETLAVPNFTYTERATAREAMRRFRHLATGAIPVYLVGIEDEAVEYDPFEVGMSTVRGALSLLARGREHRQFLQNIDTRIVVSGIRGKSSTVKRLDDVFRRRGYDTLTKITGNHPLLIRNGDVIPIERTGPYTTLYENINVLRVFGPQLESYTPEDVGIFENQGITEYTTRLINKRFIKPHVVVIANVRQDHQDTLGKTVRDLARAFARTIPPGTKVVNGEQNPVLAEYMREEIEQQGGEMRQVTIPDDQQGRIGAETVYAVNDVLRWLDMEPVPEEQLNAYLDAIQPSWIRLPNGRIFNGAEINDIESTEATRQSLAGNTHVLPFVYLRADRRSRTASFAKYLNTLAERDLIERACAGGAFTGVFASNVDVPVTEHDRDEDAGEVLDDMLEEGYPVLTMGNTVDDFMRDLEDEITTRATKVAIEEAD
- a CDS encoding CapA family protein — encoded protein: MNRRGYLGLSAAGMTSLAGCSHRLRKIVSDSDSVKTAATGTVTTGSDPLTNASVTAYRNGSEITQTTTDVDGSYDISLGGFPAWVRFDHPEYNSVTRALSPGSTRNVTLKSGEGAVSLAFGGDAMFGRRYYEPRDDPLRFYYRLQPGDRRDSHDRLLNSVSPLLEDADITSINLETPLTTSEWRHPSKAFVFTSHPVAAAAMADAGIDYAALANTHAFDALTPGLEETITALDEAEVAHSGAGLEPSTAISPAVLERDGVTVGFVSVTTTAGRQYDRNWAADETTATYTVNRDGETLRVQDRAGVAEATPETIRAGVQAATERADVVVTQIHGGEEYQRTPTQELQDLADTAIAAGSDLVVNHHPHVSGGLETRDGALIAWSMGNLFFDQNLWTTYRSFVLQVTVTQNGVQSARAEPILIEGYAPRGVTGPLRNRLTWELAGLSDSSFTIADDTLTYQPSVERPPREQLTLDGGIQRRVRGWITDSDDSVQVGRERFITGSFDDHDVDSDAYEGTLWRYGRESRSSDQPIGQNDSGGIELVRVRANENRALLSPWNRLPVSNKEFTLSGTYRTNAEGELRLLVSWYDDTSGSSFQSQEMPLAPTEREWANFSVELERPVDATHIDVFLFLSPPDGVNVLRAAFDSLSLVEWEPADVKGGRQFDTIRGPSGATIHTIPVGGEVRWQ